Genomic segment of Cyanobacterium stanieri LEGE 03274:
ATAAATTATTTTTGAATTATTCCAATTCATCAACAAAAAATGAATCAGGCTTTACCCTAATAGAAGTCCTCGTTACCATCCTTGTGGTTACAGGATTCGTTCTCGGCTCACTCCAAGCCGTGGTACTCGCTACCTTTTTCCGAGTCCAAGCCCAAGACAAAAACGAAGCTCTTAACTGGGTACAACAAGACTTAGAATTAATCCGTTATCAGGCTTTTAGTTTAGATTTATTGGTTGATGGTCATGAGCCAGATGGTTCTATATGTGCTAACTCGACCTATGGACAGGAACTATTGAATCAAGTAAATTCTGATTTTCCACTTACACAAACCGTTTCCATCAATGGAAAGTCATACGATATTCAAAGAATATATCAAGACAACGATAATACTTTACAAATTTCCCATATCGTAACATATAATTCTGCTCATCCTCGTTACCAGAAGGATGGAGATAATACCGTAACCCAGTTATCAACGGAGGCAATACCTGATGTGGCACTTAGTTGCGAATAAATTCAAAAATACAGATGTCCAACAAGGCTTTACCCTAATAGAAATCATCGCCATTCTAGTCATTATCGGCATCGGCAGCGCACTGGCAACCCCCAGCCTAATCAATTCTCGGCGCCAAGACCAGGTAAATCAAGCCCACCGCCGAATCAGAAGCGCATTAGTAGAAGCTCAAGTAACAGCCAATCGACTATCACGGAGTTGCGAAATACAATTTGCGTCAACTGCTATTACTGGTTCGAGAATAATTCTTCCGAGTGGTAGGGTGGTAAGTTGTCTGGCAGAAAACCTAAGAATTGATGACAGTGTTGTTAGCATCAGCAAAGACTCTCCGGGGGGTAGTTTACCCAATAATATTAGCTATAGTTTTCAGGGAGGCACAGCAAATGCTCAAACTATCTGGGTATCCAGAAA
This window contains:
- a CDS encoding type II secretion system protein; this translates as MNYSNSSTKNESGFTLIEVLVTILVVTGFVLGSLQAVVLATFFRVQAQDKNEALNWVQQDLELIRYQAFSLDLLVDGHEPDGSICANSTYGQELLNQVNSDFPLTQTVSINGKSYDIQRIYQDNDNTLQISHIVTYNSAHPRYQKDGDNTVTQLSTEAIPDVALSCE
- a CDS encoding prepilin-type N-terminal cleavage/methylation domain-containing protein, producing the protein MWHLVANKFKNTDVQQGFTLIEIIAILVIIGIGSALATPSLINSRRQDQVNQAHRRIRSALVEAQVTANRLSRSCEIQFASTAITGSRIILPSGRVVSCLAENLRIDDSVVSISKDSPGGSLPNNISYSFQGGTANAQTIWVSRKDFNGNVIQNTARCIVVSPVGMIRTGIIDSDGNCYNVENDRYDVSVSSP